Proteins from a single region of Paraglaciecola sp. T6c:
- a CDS encoding sugar porter family MFS transporter, producing the protein MNKITFWAMTVAVAGFLFGFDTAVISGADKPIQTLWNTSPLFHGLFIMSAALWGTVIGALGGNYPCDKYGRKPTLVAIGILYLVSALGSALATDPYTFAILRFIGGIGVGISSIAVPAYISEIAPASHRGRLVAIYQFQIVFGILIAFLSNYVLSGLLDFDWRMMLGVEAIPALAYLLLILKAPESPRWLILHGNDSVKAQQVLISLGETNSESIVNEVINENQHKRSGRLFSTSYRFPIVLAFLLAAFNQLSGINFIIYYAPRVFELAGLDTSASLLSGTGIGVINLLFTFVGIYLIDRVGRKTLMYAGSLGYIMSLAVVTWAFYSEQGGMMVVFFVFTFIASHAIGQGAVIWVFIAEIFPNKVRSKGQSLGSGTHWIFAALITLFMPYFLSEYAPSTVFAFFTFMMVLQLIFVFILMPETKGKSLEALSAILTKSTKESQQ; encoded by the coding sequence GTGAATAAAATCACGTTTTGGGCAATGACGGTCGCCGTCGCAGGGTTTCTGTTTGGGTTCGACACCGCGGTAATTTCTGGTGCAGATAAGCCAATTCAAACCTTATGGAATACGTCACCACTCTTCCACGGTTTGTTTATCATGTCGGCAGCATTATGGGGGACAGTAATAGGCGCACTAGGCGGTAACTATCCCTGCGATAAATACGGGCGCAAACCCACCCTAGTAGCTATTGGTATATTGTATCTAGTCTCTGCCTTGGGTTCTGCTCTTGCTACAGACCCATACACCTTTGCGATATTACGCTTTATTGGCGGCATTGGGGTGGGCATTTCGTCTATTGCGGTACCCGCTTATATTTCTGAAATAGCACCGGCATCTCATCGAGGCCGCTTGGTCGCGATTTATCAATTTCAAATTGTGTTTGGTATTTTAATTGCCTTTCTTTCTAACTACGTTCTGTCTGGTCTATTAGACTTTGATTGGCGCATGATGCTTGGTGTGGAAGCCATACCCGCGTTGGCTTACTTGCTGTTGATATTGAAAGCCCCTGAAAGTCCTCGTTGGTTAATTTTGCATGGAAACGATTCGGTTAAAGCCCAGCAAGTCCTTATATCACTGGGTGAAACGAACAGTGAAAGCATTGTTAATGAGGTTATTAATGAGAATCAACATAAACGTTCAGGACGTTTATTTAGCACCTCATATCGTTTTCCTATTGTGTTGGCGTTCTTGCTTGCGGCGTTTAATCAATTATCAGGCATCAATTTTATTATTTACTACGCGCCCAGAGTTTTTGAGCTAGCCGGGCTAGACACAAGCGCCTCGCTGCTGTCGGGCACAGGGATTGGTGTGATAAACCTACTTTTTACCTTTGTTGGGATTTACTTGATTGATCGAGTAGGTCGAAAAACACTTATGTATGCAGGCTCGTTAGGTTACATCATGTCACTTGCAGTGGTGACGTGGGCGTTTTATTCAGAGCAAGGCGGGATGATGGTTGTGTTTTTCGTATTTACCTTTATTGCCTCCCATGCAATTGGTCAGGGCGCCGTAATCTGGGTATTTATTGCTGAAATATTTCCCAACAAGGTACGCTCAAAAGGACAGTCACTTGGCAGTGGTACGCACTGGATTTTTGCAGCCTTAATCACCCTGTTTATGCCATATTTTCTATCAGAATATGCTCCAAGTACTGTATTCGCGTTTTTCACTTTTATGATGGTTCTACAACTCATATTTGTATTTATATTAATGCCTGAAACGAAGGGGAAATCCCTAGAAGCACTTTCAGCGATACTCACTAAGTCAACAAAGGAGAGTCAACAATGA
- a CDS encoding MFS transporter gives MFMMFAMTSDSVGEIIKEVKREFDVSNTEASLMHSLFMIGIAFSGLFLGFLADKFGRKRTIILGLSLFALSCYLFLVGNSFEFILGLITLSGLAVGVFKTAALALIGDISRSTKEHTGTMNGAEAFFGVGAIIGPLIVAWMVREGVDWKLLYVLAGGLCTLLILMAWKVDYPEHVPAAKTHKPVNFMSSLKLLKNPYAMGFSIGAFLYVAAESAIYVWMPSYLVCDAVNISDSFSCYTSGPEKMLAVYAVSVFFSLRAVGRFVGIWMMQHFNWALVLMLFSLAITLCFMGGLVGGKSVALYLFPLTGIFMSVIYPTFNSKGICCFAKNEHGTVAGVILFFTAAGAAAGPFIMGMVSDANGGDAKYGFIVATGFSCILFIGLLLNFIFNPTEGRLATVEEAEYGAKP, from the coding sequence ATGTTCATGATGTTTGCTATGACGTCTGACTCGGTGGGAGAGATCATTAAAGAAGTAAAACGAGAATTTGACGTCTCAAATACAGAGGCGAGTTTGATGCATTCGTTGTTCATGATTGGTATCGCATTCTCGGGGTTGTTTTTGGGTTTCTTGGCTGACAAGTTTGGCAGAAAGAGAACCATCATATTGGGTTTGTCCTTATTTGCTTTATCGTGTTACTTATTTCTAGTCGGTAATAGCTTCGAATTTATTTTAGGTCTCATTACTCTGTCTGGCTTAGCGGTTGGTGTTTTCAAAACAGCAGCCTTGGCACTTATTGGCGATATTTCTCGCTCTACAAAAGAGCACACTGGCACCATGAACGGCGCTGAAGCGTTTTTCGGTGTTGGGGCGATTATTGGGCCGCTGATTGTTGCCTGGATGGTCCGAGAAGGAGTTGACTGGAAATTACTTTATGTTCTTGCTGGTGGCTTGTGTACTTTGCTTATTTTAATGGCGTGGAAAGTCGATTATCCGGAGCATGTGCCTGCTGCTAAAACCCACAAGCCGGTTAATTTCATGAGTAGTCTGAAATTGCTTAAAAACCCGTACGCTATGGGGTTTTCTATCGGAGCCTTTTTGTATGTCGCCGCTGAGAGCGCCATCTACGTTTGGATGCCAAGTTACCTAGTATGTGACGCGGTCAATATCTCAGATTCATTTTCTTGCTATACCAGCGGTCCCGAAAAAATGCTTGCTGTGTATGCAGTGTCTGTATTCTTTTCACTGCGAGCCGTCGGCCGGTTTGTGGGCATTTGGATGATGCAGCACTTTAACTGGGCCCTAGTGTTGATGTTATTTAGCCTGGCAATCACCCTGTGCTTCATGGGCGGCTTGGTGGGTGGTAAGAGCGTCGCTTTGTATCTTTTTCCTCTGACCGGTATTTTCATGTCGGTGATTTATCCAACCTTCAATTCAAAAGGAATTTGTTGTTTTGCTAAAAACGAACATGGCACCGTTGCGGGCGTCATCTTGTTTTTTACTGCTGCCGGTGCAGCTGCTGGGCCTTTCATTATGGGCATGGTCAGTGATGCTAACGGAGGGGACGCAAAATACGGGTTTATCGTTGCAACAGGTTTTTCCTGCATATTGTTTATCGGCTTATTACTCAACTTCATTTTCAATCCAACGGAAGGCCGTTTAGCCACGGTCGAAGAAGCAGAATATGGCGCTAAGCCATAG
- a CDS encoding amylosucrase yields MDIKLESKRTLTRILDGLDLSAMPKQDQAIFISRMNEQFPRLFSLLIDIYGHRYDFFYYLQQLTQTLANGFSKRSKAQKAKDQARLADPHWYQDEKMLGMACYVDLFAGDLKGLKQKIPYLVETGITYLHLMPLYDSPEGDSDGGYAVSDYRKVNKSLGTNNDLEALSIALADAGISLVLDFVFNHTSDEHKWAVAAKSGDEHFQDYYYMFDDKRIPDEYEQHLREIFPQVRRGNFSWNSDAHKWVWTTFNNFQWDLNYTNPAVFNAITDEMLYLANLGCEALRLDALAFIWKEMGTNCENQDKAHSLIQAFNSCLQIAAPAVVFKSEAIVHPDEVLKYIDKQECQLSYNPLLMALIWNTLATRDTHLLTESMQKSFEISPDCAWVNYVRCHDDIGWTFDDAVAQQQGVNGYDHRRFLNQFYTGRFDGTFATGVAFGENPSNGDCRVCGSLASLAGLEQGLQKNNDTLINHAIARILLVHSIILSIGGIPLIYSGDELALLNDYSYEQDESKKHDERWVQRIAVTDADIQASKKKDTPQNRVTNGLQNLIALRKRHNVFGQAATGIIDTHQSALFAYQRSAKDGTRLLAICNFSEHKQQISSTTLGLGSGDVWHDLLSEVRVSPAPQELELAPYQVMWLLNAQPV; encoded by the coding sequence ATGGATATAAAACTTGAAAGTAAACGCACCTTAACGCGTATTTTAGACGGCTTAGATTTAAGCGCTATGCCCAAACAAGACCAAGCTATATTTATCAGCCGAATGAATGAGCAGTTTCCTCGACTATTCTCGCTACTCATTGATATTTACGGTCACAGGTATGATTTTTTCTACTACCTGCAACAGCTGACACAAACCTTGGCCAACGGCTTTAGTAAGCGCTCGAAGGCGCAAAAGGCAAAAGATCAAGCTAGATTGGCCGATCCTCATTGGTATCAAGATGAAAAGATGTTGGGTATGGCGTGTTATGTAGACTTGTTCGCGGGCGACCTTAAAGGACTCAAACAGAAGATCCCTTACTTAGTTGAGACCGGCATCACGTATTTGCATTTAATGCCTCTATACGATTCTCCCGAGGGAGATAGTGATGGTGGCTATGCCGTATCAGATTATCGAAAGGTCAATAAGTCACTTGGCACAAATAACGATCTTGAAGCATTATCGATAGCACTCGCTGATGCCGGCATCAGCCTCGTATTGGATTTTGTGTTTAATCACACCTCGGATGAACATAAATGGGCTGTCGCGGCCAAGTCAGGAGACGAACACTTCCAAGATTACTATTATATGTTTGATGACAAACGTATTCCTGACGAGTATGAGCAACATCTCAGAGAAATATTTCCTCAAGTTCGTCGAGGCAATTTCAGTTGGAATTCAGATGCCCATAAGTGGGTTTGGACGACATTCAACAATTTTCAATGGGATCTAAACTACACTAACCCCGCTGTATTTAATGCCATCACTGACGAGATGCTCTACCTAGCCAATCTTGGTTGCGAAGCGCTGCGCTTAGATGCGTTAGCATTTATCTGGAAAGAAATGGGTACCAACTGTGAGAATCAAGATAAAGCGCACAGCTTGATCCAAGCATTCAACAGTTGTTTGCAAATCGCTGCTCCTGCAGTGGTCTTTAAGTCTGAAGCCATAGTACATCCTGATGAAGTCTTGAAGTACATCGACAAACAAGAATGCCAGCTGTCTTACAACCCCTTACTTATGGCACTTATCTGGAACACGCTAGCCACCAGAGACACGCATTTATTGACTGAATCTATGCAGAAAAGCTTTGAAATATCCCCTGACTGCGCCTGGGTGAATTATGTTCGTTGCCATGACGATATTGGCTGGACATTTGACGATGCAGTAGCCCAACAACAAGGCGTAAACGGTTATGACCATCGTCGCTTCCTAAATCAATTCTACACCGGGCGCTTCGATGGCACGTTTGCCACGGGCGTTGCCTTTGGCGAAAATCCCAGCAACGGTGACTGCCGTGTTTGCGGCTCTTTGGCTTCGCTTGCCGGGTTGGAGCAAGGCCTACAAAAAAATAACGATACACTGATTAACCATGCTATCGCGAGAATACTATTGGTTCACAGCATTATCTTAAGCATCGGTGGCATTCCGCTTATTTATTCTGGGGATGAGTTGGCCTTACTGAATGATTACAGCTACGAACAAGACGAAAGCAAAAAACACGATGAGCGTTGGGTGCAAAGAATTGCCGTGACGGACGCGGACATTCAAGCCAGTAAGAAAAAAGACACACCGCAAAACCGGGTGACTAATGGTTTGCAAAACCTCATAGCGTTGCGTAAACGCCACAACGTATTTGGTCAAGCCGCCACGGGTATTATCGATACTCATCAAAGCGCACTATTCGCCTATCAACGCTCAGCAAAAGATGGCACCAGATTGTTAGCTATTTGCAATTTCAGCGAGCATAAGCAACAAATATCAAGTACTACTCTGGGTTTAGGTAGTGGTGATGTTTGGCACGATTTGCTTTCTGAGGTACGGGTTTCTCCGGCCCCCCAAGAGCTTGAACTTGCACCTTATCAGGTGATGTGGCTACTTAATGCTCAACCCGTTTAA
- a CDS encoding tryptophan halogenase family protein gives MAAPIRKVVIAGGGTAGWMTAAMLSKVLKEQVEVVLVESEEIGIIGVGEATIPPIHTFNTYLGLDEKEFLRETKATIKLAIKFENWRVKDESYYHTFGAPGTNMGFCSFQHYWLRAKQAGMTTPLWDFDLNYLCCEQQKFNKINTQNPVYEMQYAYHFDSGLYGQYLRKLSEKAGITRIEGKIEHVQRDEPSGFITGLQLHSGQQIEGDLFIDCTGQRGLLIKGAMGVEFESWKDYLPADTALAVPSERFERTLPYTRSIAHASGWQWRIPLTHRNGNGIVYSSSYLSDEDAHQTLMSNLDSKPLDEARKIQFQTGRTTQQWHKNVVSVGLSSGFLEPLESTSIHLIQSAIVRLLKMFPNETIEQSVIDAYNEESKAEFATIADFIILHYHVNERNDSDFWKDRREMPIPERLKQKIALFKSSGAIFNEPLDIFRDASWLQVMLGQGIEPQGYHPAANVPSKKELLAVMQKIQTAKQQPLGQMLSHDEFLARYTKQG, from the coding sequence ATGGCAGCGCCAATACGCAAAGTAGTCATAGCAGGTGGTGGTACGGCAGGTTGGATGACCGCTGCCATGCTCAGTAAGGTTTTAAAAGAGCAGGTCGAGGTTGTATTAGTTGAATCCGAAGAGATTGGCATCATAGGGGTTGGCGAAGCGACAATTCCTCCCATACACACATTTAACACTTATCTAGGTTTAGACGAAAAAGAGTTTTTACGAGAAACGAAAGCGACAATCAAGCTGGCGATAAAATTCGAAAACTGGCGGGTCAAAGATGAGAGCTATTACCATACGTTTGGTGCGCCAGGTACGAACATGGGGTTTTGCAGTTTTCAACATTATTGGCTGCGCGCCAAGCAAGCAGGCATGACAACACCTCTGTGGGATTTCGATTTAAATTATCTGTGCTGTGAACAGCAAAAATTCAATAAAATCAATACCCAAAACCCAGTATACGAAATGCAATATGCCTATCATTTTGACTCTGGTTTGTATGGTCAGTACTTGCGCAAACTATCCGAAAAGGCGGGGATAACCCGAATAGAAGGGAAAATAGAGCATGTGCAGCGTGACGAGCCGTCGGGTTTCATTACCGGCTTGCAGTTACATAGCGGCCAACAAATAGAGGGCGATTTATTCATTGATTGCACCGGCCAAAGAGGCTTGCTAATCAAAGGAGCGATGGGGGTCGAATTTGAAAGCTGGAAAGACTATTTACCAGCGGATACGGCATTAGCTGTACCCAGCGAACGCTTTGAGCGCACCTTACCTTACACCCGCAGTATTGCCCATGCGTCAGGTTGGCAGTGGCGTATTCCGCTAACGCACAGAAACGGCAACGGCATTGTATACAGTTCGTCGTATTTATCCGATGAAGATGCCCATCAAACCTTGATGAGTAATTTAGACAGCAAACCCTTGGATGAAGCACGCAAAATACAGTTTCAAACCGGAAGAACAACTCAGCAATGGCACAAAAATGTTGTCTCAGTTGGTCTCTCAAGTGGCTTTTTAGAGCCATTAGAATCTACCAGTATTCACCTTATTCAATCTGCTATTGTGCGATTATTAAAAATGTTTCCGAACGAGACGATCGAGCAAAGTGTGATCGATGCCTACAATGAAGAGTCCAAGGCCGAATTTGCCACTATCGCTGACTTTATTATTTTGCATTATCATGTAAATGAACGAAATGATTCAGATTTTTGGAAAGACAGGCGGGAAATGCCCATACCAGAGCGGTTAAAACAAAAAATCGCTCTATTCAAAAGTTCAGGGGCTATCTTTAACGAGCCTCTCGATATATTTAGAGATGCTTCTTGGTTACAAGTCATGCTAGGTCAAGGCATTGAGCCTCAGGGGTATCACCCCGCGGCTAACGTACCTAGCAAAAAAGAATTACTCGCAGTCATGCAGAAAATACAAACAGCCAAACAACAGCCCTTAGGACAAATGTTATCTCATGATGAATTTTTAGCGCGTTATACCAAACAGGGTTAA
- a CDS encoding LacI family DNA-binding transcriptional regulator, which translates to MKKKLNLKQVSQQLGVSTATVSNAFNRPDQLSAKLRERILRESAELGYHGPNFAARSLRKGRSDVIAVVLADSISYSLSDPVASQLLQGVAEVLGENKKQLLLLSSESDGLEHSSAESLPDGFIFYGTPSGDIFARVKRSGKPIIAVDFETHEAESVNINNEDGAFIVANHALINEPKNVAVLGLRLVDSQRICRLTDQDMHVKSKEISRSRLKGYLRAFDEKQLTISPSQIWHIPLNTPEMAEIAAKEALTLSPLPEVILCMSDVIALGVLRVANELNIAIPEQVQVTGFDDIPEANRSKPGLTTVCQQSLEKGRVATRLLLDKDHNDSVVLETRLVIRASCA; encoded by the coding sequence ATCAAAAAAAAACTTAATCTGAAACAAGTATCACAGCAACTCGGGGTATCTACCGCGACTGTGTCTAACGCGTTTAATCGCCCGGATCAGTTATCCGCTAAATTGCGGGAGCGCATCCTTCGCGAGTCAGCGGAACTGGGTTATCACGGCCCTAACTTTGCTGCTCGCTCATTGCGTAAAGGCCGGTCAGATGTCATTGCTGTTGTACTTGCTGATTCCATTAGTTATAGCCTGTCAGATCCGGTCGCCAGTCAGTTGCTACAGGGGGTTGCGGAGGTGTTGGGTGAAAACAAAAAACAACTCTTATTGCTCTCCAGTGAATCAGACGGGCTAGAGCACAGCAGTGCTGAGTCGTTGCCTGATGGCTTCATTTTTTATGGCACACCCAGTGGCGATATTTTTGCCCGAGTGAAACGCTCTGGTAAGCCAATTATTGCTGTAGACTTTGAAACCCACGAAGCTGAATCTGTCAATATTAACAATGAAGATGGCGCGTTCATCGTGGCGAATCATGCTTTAATTAATGAACCAAAAAACGTGGCTGTATTAGGTTTGCGTTTGGTGGATTCACAACGTATCTGTCGCCTCACTGACCAAGATATGCATGTTAAATCAAAAGAAATCTCTCGCAGTCGATTAAAGGGGTATTTGCGTGCATTTGATGAGAAGCAACTCACTATTTCCCCTAGCCAAATTTGGCACATTCCTCTAAATACCCCAGAGATGGCAGAAATAGCTGCCAAGGAAGCGCTGACCCTTAGCCCGTTACCTGAGGTCATTTTATGCATGAGTGATGTTATTGCGCTCGGCGTGCTAAGAGTGGCTAATGAGTTGAATATTGCAATACCAGAACAAGTGCAAGTGACTGGTTTTGACGATATACCTGAGGCGAACCGAAGTAAGCCTGGTCTCACCACTGTGTGTCAGCAAAGCTTAGAAAAGGGCAGGGTCGCTACTCGTTTACTCCTCGACAAAGATCACAATGACAGCGTCGTACTTGAAACGCGACTGGTGATTAGAGCGAGTTGCGCATAA
- a CDS encoding TonB-dependent receptor, producing MKNTHFFKPALLSIAVSTAMYSNVSFAQEAAQAEDVEVISVSGIRGSLIRAQAVKMENTSIVEAISAEDIGKLPDSSIAESLARLPGMSGERVGGRTSGISIRGFKEDFTGTSLNGRELIGIGDNRGVEYDLYPSEIMTGATVYKTTDAALMVQGIGGTVDLQTVRPLQAQETLTVNGVYELAGRDSDNPEFDNKGHRLSLSFVEKFADDTIGLAVALATTESPNNQRKFGVWGYNPPNEDGHILPSGLDTNVQSQVLDRDTVSAVLQFQPNDSLNIVIDALDISFSDSGIIRGFVEPFEATNVTGTGFNTTGTQINANSVLINNPKQKDGDLSVYGLNVEYHVNDNWSVKLDVARSESTKRDLQGESYSGLARNGALDATDPSQFGTREFEMSQDGIYFTGSTGLEAFSDPSALQLTGPQAWGGGLKNLADNFATTELMANGDPYSYVQAQDGFLNYADFEEELTTYKFEVVGLLDGDIFHTVTAGINYSDRYKSKDNKGFFVTASSYPFSDAIPSQYVYNGLADLTWAGLGEVVAYDGFAPYNDGEYQYNDAGLLEPDRLGDTYVVEEEVTTIYAKVDFNTEIADFPVMGNVGLQYVQTDQSSTGYNGIVGANFAVCDDDNDQQIDESCVVSGGDEYSHVLPSLNVSVEVGDNQFVRFAANKAISRARIDQMKASSFVKFDQNITLIAIPNTIEAVNDYGSPWSKFAGNPELRPLESNNFDLSFEHYFEDEGYLSAVLFYKDLVNLTQESSGDSSLINFRNDETNDGADYYIPGFHDRLAVFTGEHDPAGVFYNEGDLITPPDYGTYSFFEDGLKGEVKGIELTGNVPFNIFSDSLDGFGVAASAIFIDAELDDGSPLVGQSDRTYSLTAYYAMDGFEIRVAGTDRSDYSTYQRGGSNKIETAQRNGVTLVDAQISYDFENSDIDYLKGLRVSLQGTNLTDVDEETVDTNGIVTARRQFGPSYMVNVNYAFY from the coding sequence ATGAAGAACACACACTTTTTTAAACCAGCCTTGTTGTCTATCGCTGTCTCAACGGCTATGTATTCCAACGTCTCTTTTGCACAGGAAGCTGCGCAAGCTGAGGATGTAGAAGTCATCTCAGTCTCAGGTATTCGAGGTTCGCTTATCCGCGCTCAAGCGGTAAAGATGGAGAATACTTCAATCGTAGAAGCCATTTCAGCTGAGGACATTGGTAAATTACCAGACTCCTCTATCGCAGAGTCATTAGCGCGTTTGCCAGGTATGTCTGGTGAAAGAGTAGGTGGGCGTACCTCTGGTATCTCTATCCGTGGTTTTAAAGAAGATTTCACTGGTACCTCATTAAATGGCCGCGAGTTAATCGGCATTGGCGACAACCGCGGTGTAGAATACGACTTGTATCCGTCAGAGATCATGACAGGTGCTACCGTTTATAAAACAACAGATGCGGCATTAATGGTGCAAGGCATTGGTGGTACAGTTGATTTACAAACTGTGCGTCCTCTTCAAGCTCAAGAAACCTTAACGGTTAATGGTGTTTATGAGCTTGCTGGCCGTGACTCAGACAACCCTGAATTTGATAATAAAGGCCATCGTTTATCACTATCATTCGTTGAAAAATTTGCCGACGATACTATTGGTTTGGCGGTGGCATTGGCGACCACTGAATCACCTAATAACCAGCGTAAATTTGGTGTGTGGGGATACAACCCACCTAATGAAGATGGCCATATATTACCATCAGGCTTGGATACTAATGTGCAAAGCCAAGTGCTCGACCGTGACACTGTTTCTGCCGTGTTGCAGTTCCAACCTAATGATAGCTTAAATATCGTTATTGATGCGTTGGATATCAGCTTCTCTGACTCAGGTATTATTCGCGGTTTTGTCGAACCTTTTGAAGCCACAAACGTAACAGGTACAGGCTTCAACACCACAGGTACGCAGATTAACGCAAACTCTGTATTGATTAACAATCCTAAGCAGAAAGACGGGGATTTATCTGTTTATGGTTTAAACGTGGAATATCACGTAAACGATAACTGGTCGGTTAAACTTGATGTAGCAAGAAGTGAATCAACTAAGCGCGACCTACAAGGGGAGTCATATTCTGGCCTTGCTCGTAATGGTGCATTAGACGCTACTGACCCTTCTCAATTTGGTACACGTGAATTCGAGATGAGCCAAGACGGCATCTACTTTACCGGATCGACGGGCTTAGAGGCATTCTCAGACCCAAGCGCTCTTCAATTAACTGGGCCGCAAGCTTGGGGCGGCGGTTTGAAAAACCTTGCAGATAATTTTGCAACAACAGAATTGATGGCTAATGGTGACCCATACAGTTACGTTCAAGCCCAAGATGGCTTTTTAAATTATGCTGATTTCGAAGAAGAGTTAACCACCTACAAGTTTGAAGTGGTTGGCTTACTCGACGGCGATATTTTCCATACCGTCACCGCGGGTATTAATTACAGCGACCGCTATAAGAGCAAAGACAACAAAGGCTTTTTCGTAACGGCCTCTTCATATCCTTTCTCTGATGCCATTCCTTCTCAATATGTGTACAACGGATTAGCCGACTTAACGTGGGCTGGCTTAGGTGAAGTTGTTGCATACGACGGTTTTGCTCCATACAACGATGGTGAGTATCAATATAATGATGCAGGTTTACTTGAACCTGACCGTTTAGGCGACACCTATGTAGTAGAGGAAGAAGTTACCACTATTTACGCGAAAGTCGATTTTAATACCGAGATTGCTGACTTCCCGGTAATGGGTAACGTGGGTCTGCAATACGTACAAACGGATCAGTCTTCTACCGGTTATAACGGTATTGTTGGGGCTAACTTTGCAGTGTGTGACGACGATAACGATCAACAAATTGATGAATCATGCGTTGTTTCTGGGGGAGATGAATACAGCCATGTACTGCCTAGCTTAAACGTCAGTGTGGAGGTTGGTGACAATCAATTCGTTCGTTTTGCTGCGAACAAAGCGATTAGCCGAGCGCGTATAGATCAAATGAAAGCGTCAAGCTTCGTGAAGTTTGACCAAAACATTACGCTTATCGCTATTCCTAACACAATTGAGGCGGTCAATGACTACGGTTCACCTTGGTCTAAATTTGCTGGTAACCCTGAGTTGCGCCCACTAGAATCCAACAACTTTGATTTGTCGTTCGAGCATTACTTCGAAGATGAAGGGTACTTATCAGCAGTTCTTTTCTATAAAGATCTTGTTAATCTAACCCAAGAAAGCAGTGGTGATAGCTCACTGATTAACTTCAGAAACGACGAAACAAACGACGGTGCTGATTACTACATTCCGGGTTTCCACGACAGATTAGCTGTGTTCACGGGTGAGCATGATCCTGCAGGGGTTTTCTACAATGAAGGCGATTTAATCACTCCGCCTGATTACGGCACCTATTCATTCTTTGAAGATGGCCTCAAAGGAGAAGTGAAGGGTATCGAATTGACAGGTAACGTACCATTCAACATTTTCAGTGACAGCTTAGATGGCTTTGGTGTTGCGGCATCGGCCATTTTCATTGATGCAGAACTAGATGATGGTTCACCGCTTGTTGGTCAATCTGATCGCACGTATTCATTGACTGCTTACTATGCCATGGACGGTTTTGAAATACGTGTCGCCGGTACCGATCGCTCTGATTACTCTACGTATCAACGTGGTGGCTCAAATAAAATTGAAACGGCCCAGCGTAACGGCGTAACCCTAGTCGATGCACAAATTAGCTACGACTTCGAAAACTCTGATATTGATTATCTCAAGGGGCTACGTGTTTCATTGCAAGGCACCAACTTGACTGACGTGGATGAGGAAACAGTGGATACCAACGGTATCGTAACGGCTCGTCGTCAATTTGGCCCATCTTATATGGTTAACGTTAACTACGCGTTTTATTAA